A part of Saccharomonospora amisosensis genomic DNA contains:
- a CDS encoding ABC transporter ATP-binding protein: protein MSAQDMDIVPAACDPTDSAPKAVPKLELVGVDKEFRSRRAFTHALADINLTISDGEFVSVIGRSGCGKTTLLRMLAGLLAPTTGQILVEGRSLWNGTRVDTSVVSQLGVVFQDANLFPWYSVADNIALPLKLRGDSKTTRRDRAHELADLVGLTGYEKAYPRELSGGMRQRVAIARALSTHPTLLLMDEPFGALDALTRERMNLELQHITHTTGATVVFITHDITEAVFLGDRVIQLTPRPGRIADTQPIPFPRPRHIDLQTEPHFGTIARHLRHALDGQDQP, encoded by the coding sequence ATGTCCGCTCAGGACATGGATATCGTGCCCGCCGCCTGCGACCCGACTGACTCGGCACCGAAAGCCGTGCCGAAGTTGGAGTTGGTGGGTGTTGATAAGGAGTTTCGGAGTCGGCGTGCGTTCACGCATGCGTTGGCGGATATCAATCTGACGATCTCGGACGGGGAGTTCGTGTCGGTGATCGGCCGGTCGGGGTGTGGTAAGACCACGCTGCTGCGGATGCTGGCCGGGTTGCTGGCCCCGACCACCGGGCAGATCCTGGTAGAGGGCCGCTCCCTGTGGAACGGCACCCGCGTGGACACCTCCGTGGTGTCCCAACTGGGCGTGGTGTTCCAGGACGCCAACCTCTTCCCCTGGTACAGCGTGGCCGACAACATCGCCCTGCCGTTGAAACTCCGCGGCGACTCAAAGACCACCCGCCGCGACCGCGCCCACGAACTCGCCGACCTGGTCGGCCTGACCGGATACGAAAAAGCCTACCCCCGCGAACTCTCCGGCGGCATGCGCCAACGCGTCGCCATCGCCCGCGCCCTGTCCACCCACCCCACCCTGCTCCTCATGGACGAACCCTTCGGCGCCCTAGACGCCCTCACCCGCGAACGCATGAACCTCGAACTCCAACACATCACCCACACCACCGGCGCCACCGTCGTGTTCATCACCCACGACATCACCGAAGCCGTCTTCCTCGGCGACCGCGTCATCCAACTCACCCCCCGACCCGGCCGCATCGCCGACACCCAACCCATCCCCTTCCCCCGACCCCGCCACATCGACCTCCAAACCGAACCCCACTTCGGCACCATCGCCCGCCACCTCCGCCACGCCCTCGACGGCCAGGACCAACCATGA
- a CDS encoding ABC transporter permease, with protein MTNPRLTKLLPWITTPLILLTFLTTWDLFARINNLSELVLPRPLTVLATLTNLATDPQTWYHAHITTTETLTGFTIALATGITTGTILGKIPWIERSLRPIIIASQVIPKIALIPLFVIWFGFGMTSKIIMAAMLAFFPIMLNVQLGVRSVQPGQHDVMKTLNATRWQTFTHLELKSTLPHIFTGMEVGIVFAIIGTIVGEYLGGNEGLGYLIVRTLNELNAPALFAVITLLSTLGLTLYLLINTLKRLTIPWHESIYQHDHNT; from the coding sequence ATGACCAACCCACGCCTCACCAAACTCCTCCCCTGGATCACCACCCCCCTCATCCTCCTGACCTTCCTCACCACCTGGGACCTCTTCGCCCGCATCAACAACCTCTCCGAACTCGTCCTCCCCCGACCCCTCACCGTCCTAGCCACCCTCACCAACCTCGCCACCGACCCCCAAACCTGGTACCACGCCCACATCACCACCACCGAAACCCTCACCGGCTTCACCATCGCCCTCGCCACCGGCATCACCACCGGCACCATCCTCGGCAAAATCCCCTGGATCGAACGCAGCCTCCGCCCCATCATCATCGCCTCCCAAGTCATCCCCAAAATCGCCCTCATCCCCCTCTTCGTCATCTGGTTCGGCTTCGGCATGACCTCCAAAATCATCATGGCCGCCATGCTCGCCTTCTTCCCCATCATGCTCAACGTCCAACTCGGCGTCCGCTCCGTCCAACCCGGCCAACACGACGTCATGAAAACCCTCAACGCCACCCGCTGGCAAACCTTCACCCACCTCGAACTCAAAAGCACCCTCCCCCACATCTTCACCGGCATGGAAGTCGGCATCGTCTTCGCCATCATCGGCACCATCGTCGGCGAATACCTCGGCGGCAACGAAGGACTCGGCTACCTCATCGTCCGCACCCTCAACGAACTCAACGCCCCCGCCCTCTTCGCCGTCATCACCCTCCTCTCCACCCTCGGCCTCACCCTCTACCTCCTCATCAACACCCTCAAACGCCTCACCATCCCCTGGCACGAATCCATCTACCAACACGACCACAACACCTAA
- a CDS encoding ABC transporter substrate-binding protein: MPQWSVRRATALLCAAALLASCGSGGSDSRNADPGQPQRGGSITVQQPFEPSNGLNFLVSDDPSLMQLLSGTVYSKLVEVKVGEGVDRLEIVPDLATDWEASEDGLTYTFNLRDDVKWQNIEPVNGRPFTADDVVATFEGLKQSESTHKWMAEPIQSITAEGDYRVVFKLKHAYAPFLEYMAHHFNVILPREGVEGKFDMSQKAIGTGPFIVDSHKPDVEWVLKRNPDYFEEGKPYLDEIRLPIISDTSAVTAALRSGRLDVGTQPYDVIENTFAGNDDFSVVEVPSNFVSFDINTTKKPFDDFRVRRAIMLAIDWENMGKNTRGKLNYTSLFRPEITGAALTGDEVRELRPYDPERARQLLAEAGYPNGFKTTIMVQKLSDSDVREGEWIVADLKKVGIDAEIQILDPGTAIGRRRDQQYDLSKAARAVIFPDQTVQDFRTGAPENYASISDPQLDKMIEESRKTLDESERNQIYRDFQQRMETEIAASVLPIQYYQYWAVNSRVRDYYQAPIYHGRRYADMWVTGD, encoded by the coding sequence ATGCCACAATGGAGTGTGCGACGTGCTACGGCGCTGTTGTGCGCCGCCGCGCTGCTCGCGAGCTGCGGAAGCGGTGGCAGCGATTCGCGTAACGCTGATCCCGGCCAGCCGCAGCGCGGCGGAAGCATCACGGTACAGCAGCCGTTCGAGCCTTCCAACGGGCTGAACTTCCTCGTCAGTGACGACCCGTCGCTGATGCAGCTGCTTTCCGGCACGGTCTACAGCAAGTTGGTTGAGGTCAAGGTCGGCGAAGGTGTAGACCGTTTGGAGATAGTTCCCGACCTTGCTACTGACTGGGAAGCGTCCGAAGACGGCCTGACGTACACGTTCAACCTGCGCGACGACGTCAAGTGGCAGAACATCGAGCCGGTCAACGGCAGGCCGTTCACGGCCGACGACGTGGTGGCCACCTTCGAGGGACTCAAGCAGAGCGAGTCGACGCACAAGTGGATGGCCGAGCCGATCCAAAGCATCACCGCCGAAGGCGACTATCGCGTCGTCTTCAAACTCAAGCACGCCTACGCCCCGTTCCTTGAGTACATGGCGCACCACTTCAACGTGATCCTTCCTCGCGAAGGTGTCGAGGGAAAGTTCGACATGAGCCAGAAGGCGATCGGCACCGGACCGTTTATTGTGGACAGTCACAAGCCCGACGTCGAATGGGTGCTCAAGCGCAACCCCGACTACTTCGAGGAGGGAAAGCCATACCTCGACGAGATTCGCCTTCCGATCATCAGTGACACCTCCGCGGTGACGGCCGCGCTGCGCAGCGGAAGGCTCGACGTCGGAACACAACCGTACGACGTCATCGAGAACACCTTCGCAGGCAACGACGACTTCTCCGTCGTCGAGGTGCCGTCGAACTTCGTGAGCTTCGACATCAACACCACGAAGAAGCCGTTCGACGATTTCCGGGTACGCAGGGCCATCATGCTGGCCATCGACTGGGAGAACATGGGTAAGAACACCCGTGGGAAGCTGAACTACACCTCGCTGTTCCGGCCCGAGATCACCGGCGCCGCACTCACCGGCGACGAGGTGCGCGAGCTTCGGCCCTACGACCCCGAGCGCGCCCGCCAGTTGCTGGCCGAGGCCGGCTATCCGAACGGTTTCAAGACCACGATCATGGTGCAGAAGCTCAGCGACTCCGATGTTCGTGAGGGTGAGTGGATCGTCGCCGACCTCAAGAAGGTGGGAATCGACGCCGAGATCCAGATTCTTGACCCTGGTACCGCCATCGGGCGGCGGCGCGATCAGCAATACGACCTCAGCAAGGCCGCCCGTGCCGTGATCTTCCCCGACCAGACGGTGCAGGACTTCCGCACCGGCGCGCCGGAGAACTACGCGTCGATCTCCGATCCTCAGCTCGACAAGATGATCGAGGAGTCGCGCAAGACACTGGATGAGAGCGAGCGCAACCAGATCTACCGCGACTTCCAGCAGCGCATGGAGACCGAGATCGCCGCGTCCGTCCTGCCCATCCAGTACTACCAGTACTGGGCGGTCAACTCGCGGGTGCGGGACTACTACCAGGCACCCATCTACCACGGTCGCCGCTACGCGGACATGTGGGTAACCGGTGACTGA
- a CDS encoding amidohydrolase family protein, whose protein sequence is MSITAVADAPGRAQDRTSYTIVDADIHPSAPAAEIRARLSAQHRDRWDMFGSRVPGPPEMYPRVRNSGFRLDSWPENGMPGSDLGLIRQQLLDEFDIDHGILIPLQSHSWGVEEPEYAAALCRALNDWQQENLLDAEPRLRGSIAIPIESPDLAAEEIRRRADDPRFVQVLLSTGGELGFGRRRYWPIYAAAAEAGLPIAAHTGGLEQHRGAGWPSFYLEEHVWNGNMMASLVLSMVCEGVFDRYPDLRVVCVEGGIAWSAPLMWALDDAWEQLRTDVPHLRKPPSAYIRENFWFTTQPIEEPDNPADLGTTLRHVGMDERIMFASDYPHWDFDSPRHAPKQFPEPLRQGIMGSNACKLYRLPERPREETR, encoded by the coding sequence ATGAGCATCACCGCGGTAGCCGATGCGCCCGGCAGGGCTCAGGATCGGACAAGCTACACCATTGTGGACGCTGACATCCATCCGTCCGCGCCGGCAGCAGAAATCCGAGCTCGGCTTTCGGCCCAGCATCGCGACCGGTGGGACATGTTCGGCAGCCGGGTGCCTGGCCCGCCCGAGATGTACCCGAGGGTCCGCAACTCCGGGTTCCGGCTCGACTCGTGGCCGGAGAACGGGATGCCCGGCAGTGACCTCGGCCTGATCCGGCAGCAGTTGCTCGACGAGTTCGACATCGACCACGGCATCCTGATTCCGCTGCAATCCCACAGCTGGGGTGTCGAGGAACCGGAGTACGCGGCCGCGCTGTGCCGCGCGCTGAACGACTGGCAGCAGGAGAACCTGCTCGACGCCGAGCCGAGGTTGCGCGGTTCCATCGCCATCCCGATCGAGTCTCCTGACCTGGCGGCTGAGGAGATCCGGCGCCGCGCCGACGATCCACGGTTCGTGCAGGTACTGCTGTCCACCGGCGGCGAACTCGGGTTCGGCCGCAGGCGGTACTGGCCGATCTACGCCGCGGCCGCCGAGGCGGGACTGCCGATCGCCGCTCACACCGGAGGACTGGAGCAGCATCGCGGCGCCGGGTGGCCGTCGTTCTACCTCGAAGAGCACGTGTGGAACGGCAACATGATGGCCTCGCTCGTGCTGAGCATGGTCTGCGAGGGCGTGTTCGACCGCTACCCGGACCTGCGGGTGGTGTGTGTGGAGGGAGGGATCGCCTGGTCCGCTCCGCTGATGTGGGCCCTGGACGACGCGTGGGAGCAACTGCGCACCGATGTGCCACACCTGCGCAAGCCGCCTTCCGCCTACATCCGCGAGAACTTCTGGTTCACGACACAACCCATCGAGGAACCGGACAACCCCGCTGACCTCGGTACCACGCTGCGGCACGTCGGCATGGACGAGCGCATCATGTTCGCCTCGGACTACCCGCACTGGGATTTCGACTCGCCACGGCACGCGCCCAAACAGTTTCCCGAGCCGCTGCGGCAGGGCATCATGGGCTCCAACGCGTGCAAGCTCTACCGCCTTCCGGAAAGGCCGAGGGAGGAAACGCGTTGA
- a CDS encoding Rieske (2Fe-2S) protein: MRIVVCRLEDFPPGERRIVQAGRRSIGVFRVGDKFYALNNYCPHQGGPLCLGATQSWIRSSTPGEYELEDGEALLACPWHGWEYDLATGQSFLGPEETPARTYDVSVEVLPEGERKPAGVKPKGGRIPGPYVAETFPVHVEGPYVVVETTSGAKRRANQGGGE; this comes from the coding sequence ATGAGGATCGTGGTTTGCCGGCTCGAAGACTTCCCACCGGGTGAGCGCCGGATCGTGCAGGCGGGCAGGCGCTCGATCGGTGTCTTCCGGGTTGGCGACAAGTTCTACGCGCTGAACAACTACTGCCCGCACCAGGGAGGCCCGCTGTGCCTCGGCGCGACGCAGTCGTGGATTCGGTCCAGCACCCCCGGAGAGTACGAGCTGGAGGACGGCGAGGCACTGCTCGCCTGCCCGTGGCACGGCTGGGAGTACGACCTCGCGACCGGGCAGTCGTTCCTCGGTCCGGAAGAGACGCCCGCGCGTACCTACGACGTCTCCGTCGAGGTCCTGCCGGAAGGCGAGCGCAAACCAGCTGGTGTGAAACCGAAAGGCGGCCGCATCCCGGGGCCGTATGTCGCGGAGACCTTTCCGGTGCATGTAGAAGGTCCCTACGTCGTGGTCGAGACAACCAGCGGCGCGAAGCGCCGCGCGAACCAGGGAGGTGGGGAATGA
- a CDS encoding amidohydrolase family protein, with protein MTSAAVTTAAVDTEVHCAPDSFTDLEPYLDSYWRNYVVESGLSLSPTQGGAYPPQAPTSATASARAAGVFPPRNVERLRAEVLDARGLRAAVLTCTSTFPCNRNPYYETALTRAVNDWLATEWLASDDRLRASMVVPTLDTDAAVAEIERIGDHPGIVQVLLPVRTDAPWGNRRHRPLLRAAAERGLVVGLHAWGRIANAASSTGLTHTYLEDYLGNSQVVAQAQVTSLVAEGVFTELPNLRVSLLECGFSWLPALLWRFDKDWKGVWREVPWVRAKPSEIVREHLRLTTSPSHLPRDPAQAREVLDLVDAKSMLLYASDYPHDHGGGHDRLLAALTPEETEAICGGNPAGWYGID; from the coding sequence TTGACATCCGCCGCCGTGACGACCGCCGCGGTGGACACCGAAGTCCACTGTGCACCAGACAGCTTCACCGATCTGGAACCGTACCTCGATTCCTACTGGCGCAACTATGTGGTGGAAAGCGGGCTTTCGCTCTCCCCGACACAGGGCGGGGCGTACCCTCCGCAGGCGCCCACGAGCGCGACCGCGTCGGCGCGGGCGGCGGGGGTGTTCCCGCCGAGGAACGTCGAGCGGCTGCGTGCCGAGGTGCTCGACGCGCGGGGTCTGCGGGCAGCAGTGCTCACCTGCACTTCGACTTTCCCGTGCAACCGCAACCCCTACTACGAGACCGCGCTGACCCGTGCGGTGAACGACTGGCTGGCAACGGAGTGGCTTGCGAGCGACGACCGGCTCCGAGCGAGCATGGTGGTGCCGACCCTGGACACCGATGCCGCGGTCGCCGAGATCGAGCGGATCGGTGACCACCCCGGCATCGTGCAGGTGTTGCTGCCGGTGCGTACCGACGCGCCATGGGGCAACCGGCGACACCGGCCGCTGCTGCGCGCTGCGGCCGAACGTGGTCTCGTCGTGGGCCTGCACGCGTGGGGCCGGATCGCCAACGCGGCGTCTTCAACGGGGCTCACCCACACCTACCTCGAGGACTATCTGGGCAACTCGCAGGTCGTCGCGCAGGCGCAGGTGACGAGCCTGGTGGCCGAAGGCGTCTTCACCGAGTTGCCGAACCTGCGGGTGAGCCTGCTGGAATGCGGCTTCTCCTGGCTACCCGCACTGCTGTGGCGCTTCGACAAGGACTGGAAGGGGGTCTGGCGCGAGGTGCCGTGGGTCAGGGCCAAGCCGTCGGAGATCGTGCGCGAGCACCTGCGGCTGACCACCTCACCCTCACACCTGCCCAGAGACCCGGCACAGGCACGGGAGGTACTCGACCTGGTCGACGCCAAGTCCATGCTGCTGTACGCCAGCGACTACCCACACGATCACGGCGGCGGACATGATCGACTGCTTGCCGCACTGACCCCGGAAGAGACCGAGGCCATCTGCGGCGGCAACCCCGCCGGCTGGTACGGAATCGACTGA
- a CDS encoding LysR family transcriptional regulator — translation MNWFLDTGLEATPNKEMTSRGTAARRPASLASLDLNLLVFLRELLRERNVTRAAQRVGVSQPTASAALSRLRRHFNDQLLIRSRGAFTLSPLAVQLAMQVEPVCAGLERLFSTSSEFDPLESEREFKLLTVDYVLAAFGEQLSREMYQAGPKIRLYVQVVKQHLPSDPLETLRVIDGMISAPKAEFRVPGIRSLELFRDRWVCLVDRNNPVSDHLRLSDLERLPWVVPHHPDGGYPPSSPLGPLMARLGTRPKVAVRVDSYQATPYFVAGTDRIAIMQRRLARLFANRADLRVLECPGDPPPIVETLWWHEQKEHDEGHKWWREAVERAARRCEVADGVGRSRHAIRAAN, via the coding sequence ATGAACTGGTTTCTTGACACCGGGCTAGAGGCGACGCCTAATAAGGAGATGACTTCCCGGGGCACCGCGGCTCGCCGTCCTGCCTCGCTGGCGAGCCTGGACCTGAACCTGCTGGTGTTCCTGCGCGAACTGCTGCGGGAACGCAATGTCACTCGCGCCGCGCAGCGGGTGGGAGTCAGCCAACCCACGGCCAGCGCGGCGCTGTCGCGGCTGCGCAGGCACTTCAACGACCAACTGCTGATCCGCTCCCGTGGAGCGTTCACATTGTCACCGTTGGCCGTGCAACTGGCCATGCAGGTGGAGCCGGTGTGCGCAGGCCTGGAGCGGCTGTTCTCCACGAGTTCCGAGTTCGATCCCCTCGAATCGGAGCGCGAGTTCAAGTTGCTGACGGTCGACTACGTGCTCGCGGCGTTCGGCGAGCAACTCTCCCGTGAGATGTACCAGGCGGGGCCCAAAATCAGGCTGTACGTCCAGGTTGTGAAGCAGCACCTGCCCAGTGACCCGCTGGAGACGCTCCGCGTCATCGACGGGATGATCTCGGCACCCAAGGCCGAGTTCCGCGTGCCCGGCATCCGCTCGCTGGAGCTGTTCCGCGACCGGTGGGTGTGCCTGGTCGACAGGAACAACCCGGTCAGCGACCACCTCCGGCTTTCCGACCTCGAACGGCTGCCGTGGGTGGTGCCACACCACCCCGACGGTGGCTACCCGCCGAGTTCGCCACTGGGGCCGCTGATGGCCCGCCTCGGCACCCGTCCCAAGGTCGCCGTCCGGGTCGACAGCTATCAGGCCACCCCGTACTTCGTCGCAGGCACCGACCGCATCGCGATCATGCAGCGCAGGCTCGCCCGGCTGTTCGCCAACCGCGCCGACCTCCGCGTGCTCGAATGTCCCGGCGACCCTCCACCGATCGTGGAAACGCTGTGGTGGCACGAGCAGAAGGAACATGACGAGGGCCACAAGTGGTGGCGCGAAGCCGTGGAGCGAGCGGCGCGCCGCTGCGAAGTAGCCGATGGCGTGGGACGGTCTCGCCACGCAATCCGGGCGGCCAACTGA
- a CDS encoding HNH endonuclease — MDRVRSLQQEICRLQARQLREIAAYHRDRGGSGDVVSEVALALAIGELAARRQLDLACALVARLPNTLAAMENGIIDSHKASKIAEPTACLTDEKARDVDALLADRIAGRDPASIRRMATTAVHRVDPDGAAERAQRRRLHRRVELLPGDDGMAALLAHLPAEVAGAAYARIDRHARALRAADETRTTDQLRTDVLADLLLGSGAGTTASKAEVFVYVDLRTLMQLNNDPAELAGHGPIPAHIARQIAMDPTSVWRRIVTDPLTGKPVDAGRRRYRPPAVTDDYVRVRDRECRFPGCHRPSQRGDLDHVTAWNDNGQTHQANLVGLCRRHHRLKNVPGWKYQFDKYTHELTITTPSGYVHTSPPDYFHEPIPPPR, encoded by the coding sequence ATGGACCGAGTCCGGTCGCTGCAGCAGGAAATCTGTCGGCTCCAAGCGCGGCAACTACGTGAGATCGCCGCATATCACCGCGACCGCGGTGGCTCCGGCGATGTGGTTTCCGAAGTCGCGTTGGCGCTCGCGATCGGCGAGCTAGCCGCACGGCGCCAGCTCGATCTCGCATGCGCATTGGTCGCCAGGCTGCCCAACACCTTGGCAGCGATGGAGAACGGGATCATCGATTCCCACAAAGCATCGAAGATCGCCGAGCCCACCGCCTGCCTGACCGACGAGAAAGCCCGCGATGTCGACGCGCTCCTCGCCGACCGAATCGCAGGGCGTGATCCGGCTTCGATACGCAGAATGGCCACCACCGCAGTGCATCGAGTGGACCCTGACGGCGCGGCCGAGCGTGCGCAACGCCGCAGGCTCCACCGACGAGTAGAGCTGTTACCCGGCGACGACGGGATGGCCGCGCTGCTGGCGCACCTGCCCGCGGAAGTGGCCGGTGCCGCCTACGCCCGAATCGACCGCCACGCCCGCGCGCTACGCGCCGCCGACGAGACGCGAACAACCGACCAACTCCGCACTGACGTGCTCGCCGACCTGCTGCTCGGTTCCGGTGCCGGCACCACGGCCTCGAAAGCGGAAGTGTTCGTCTACGTTGACCTGCGTACGCTCATGCAACTCAACAACGACCCCGCCGAGCTTGCCGGGCATGGTCCGATCCCGGCGCACATCGCCAGACAGATCGCCATGGACCCCACCTCGGTCTGGCGCCGAATCGTCACCGACCCACTCACCGGCAAACCCGTCGACGCCGGCCGACGGCGGTACCGACCGCCCGCGGTCACCGACGACTACGTGCGAGTGCGGGACCGTGAATGCCGATTTCCCGGTTGCCACCGGCCGAGCCAACGCGGTGACCTCGACCACGTGACCGCCTGGAACGACAACGGGCAGACACACCAGGCGAACCTCGTAGGCCTTTGCCGACGACATCATCGGCTGAAGAACGTGCCCGGGTGGAAGTACCAGTTCGACAAGTACACACACGAGCTCACCATCACGACGCCATCCGGGTACGTCCACACCAGCCCACCCGACTACTTCCACGAGCCGATTCCGCCGCCACGTTGA
- a CDS encoding alpha/beta fold hydrolase, producing MPPPQVLLPGFTERDVSTPSGARIRTWVGGSGPAVLLLHGYPQTSAMWHLVAPELATEHTVVLADLRGYGASLPPPGTEQDPATFSKRNMAMDQVAVMAALGFERFAVVGHDRGARCAYRLALDHPDSVTALAVLDILPTADVLARVDASFALSAWHWFFLAQPGDLPARLISADPDAFFLRGGGELFAPEALAAYRGAFHRPSVIHAMCQDYRAGATVDRADDEADRGRRVIQCPTLVLWGERGPLATVPDVLRIWGRWSVTVTGRGLDCGHYLAEERPVETARELRKFVSVT from the coding sequence GTGCCGCCGCCCCAGGTCCTGCTTCCCGGTTTCACCGAACGGGACGTGTCGACACCGTCCGGTGCGCGCATCCGGACCTGGGTCGGTGGCAGCGGCCCCGCGGTGTTGCTCCTGCACGGCTACCCGCAGACGTCGGCGATGTGGCACCTGGTGGCGCCGGAACTGGCCACCGAGCACACGGTGGTGCTGGCCGACCTGCGTGGGTACGGGGCCAGCCTGCCACCGCCGGGTACGGAACAGGACCCGGCCACGTTCAGCAAACGCAACATGGCCATGGACCAGGTGGCGGTGATGGCCGCGCTCGGCTTCGAACGATTCGCTGTGGTGGGGCACGACCGGGGCGCGCGCTGCGCGTACCGGCTCGCGCTCGACCACCCGGATTCGGTGACGGCGTTGGCGGTGCTGGACATCCTGCCCACCGCCGACGTCCTCGCCCGCGTCGACGCCTCGTTCGCACTGTCGGCCTGGCACTGGTTCTTCCTCGCCCAGCCCGGCGACCTGCCGGCACGGCTCATTTCGGCCGATCCCGACGCGTTCTTCCTCCGCGGCGGTGGGGAGTTGTTCGCACCGGAGGCGCTGGCCGCCTACCGCGGGGCCTTCCATCGGCCTTCGGTCATCCACGCCATGTGCCAGGACTACCGCGCGGGCGCCACCGTGGACCGCGCCGATGACGAGGCCGATCGCGGCCGCCGAGTGATCCAGTGCCCGACCCTGGTGTTGTGGGGCGAGCGTGGACCGCTCGCGACCGTGCCCGACGTGCTTCGGATCTGGGGCCGGTGGTCGGTGACGGTCACCGGGCGCGGCCTCGACTGCGGGCACTACCTGGCGGAGGAACGCCCGGTTGAGACCGCCCGTGAGCTGCGCAAGTTCGTTTCCGTGACATGA
- a CDS encoding ABC transporter substrate-binding protein, producing the protein MPTHSLPPRALSRRAFLRRSALAGGAAATGSLLAACGSSSQEGSGEGAEAMTYLSILPLETLAMAPELLGVAGGYFAKHGLDVELQPVKGTAQGIQTLISGIGPVCRAGQIDLMTTMSEENRPLVAIGTLYRGSGLRILYSKSDPLTKPEDFVGKTIGVPSEGGTSSKVVSLVLAAGGFDPARTPRQVTGLTPGTFNLVQQGRIGGYVTSIDTANIVLSQHEDAGVFDPGTVVKSDSQVYLTTRDVMQQNPDMLKAFLAGIHDTLTAFVADKNFDKTIAKMREQYSFATLDDDVIARKSLGISRELWTGGDPNQPLLVTHEDAWLAGYRELVDAGVAKPGGDASSWFDNSLLPEAKA; encoded by the coding sequence GTGCCTACCCATTCGCTGCCCCCACGAGCACTGTCCAGAAGGGCCTTTCTGAGGAGATCCGCATTGGCAGGCGGGGCCGCAGCCACGGGAAGTCTGCTCGCCGCATGTGGTTCGAGCTCGCAGGAGGGAAGTGGTGAGGGCGCCGAAGCGATGACCTACCTCAGCATCCTGCCGCTGGAGACCCTCGCGATGGCGCCCGAGTTGCTCGGTGTGGCGGGCGGTTACTTCGCCAAGCACGGGCTGGATGTGGAGTTGCAGCCGGTGAAGGGAACCGCGCAGGGCATCCAGACGCTGATCTCTGGTATCGGCCCGGTCTGCCGGGCGGGGCAGATCGATCTGATGACGACCATGTCGGAGGAGAACCGACCGTTGGTGGCCATCGGCACACTGTATCGCGGCTCGGGCCTGCGCATCCTCTACAGCAAGAGTGATCCGTTGACCAAGCCGGAGGACTTCGTCGGCAAGACCATCGGTGTTCCTTCGGAGGGCGGCACGAGTTCCAAAGTGGTCTCCCTGGTACTGGCCGCCGGCGGTTTCGACCCTGCGCGGACCCCACGCCAGGTCACCGGTCTGACGCCGGGAACGTTCAACCTGGTGCAGCAGGGCCGGATCGGCGGTTATGTCACGAGCATCGACACGGCGAACATCGTGCTGTCGCAGCACGAGGACGCGGGCGTGTTCGACCCTGGAACCGTGGTGAAGTCCGACTCACAGGTTTATCTCACGACCAGGGACGTCATGCAGCAGAACCCGGACATGCTGAAGGCGTTCCTGGCGGGCATCCACGACACGCTCACGGCATTCGTCGCCGACAAGAACTTCGACAAGACGATCGCCAAGATGCGGGAACAGTACTCGTTCGCCACCCTCGACGACGACGTGATCGCCAGGAAGAGCCTGGGTATCAGTCGCGAACTGTGGACCGGTGGTGACCCGAACCAACCGTTGTTGGTCACACACGAGGACGCCTGGCTTGCCGGCTATCGGGAACTGGTCGATGCCGGAGTGGCAAAGCCCGGCGGCGACGCGTCGTCGTGGTTCGACAACAGCCTGTTGCCCGAAGCCAAGGCCTGA